In a single window of the Biomphalaria glabrata chromosome 5, xgBioGlab47.1, whole genome shotgun sequence genome:
- the LOC106072879 gene encoding uncharacterized protein LOC106072879 isoform X1 codes for MSFDQSTLWRNILSPDQRWTPREYREGGRCLHAPEKCQVLSRARQEDKFHLGRPAFNPNPNQYLKEKADQFDPIQSSVKDFQNVSSKCKAKFSDAFSHRARETHRLLTPTVQRSAREALCAQRQRLNHLRGTVWMFPKIQKHLNDANVKYTVERTSGNQNDETYLFVSLAEPKVSEPEIIEKSLEIAAVSEAEEVIEEKENTEQEPEMKEEPSTSEVGWYKQPKSTRCWIDDATISSFSEVSDVRKTGLLYERKEKARDASQPMQASPNETVTSDYGPYPGPATPTMEDSQRSDQPAETPVEPTARADDNVPDEDLDGSRETSEVDERQTNEPDVGPPPYICPSSPTRSHMIEIKRWLSRSTFSAATRTMPMM; via the exons ATGTCTTTTGACCAGTCCACTTTGTGGCGAAATATTTTAAGTCCAGACCAGAGGTGGACACCTAGAGAGTATAGAGAAGGAGGTCGCTGTTTGCATGCCCCGGAGAAA TGTCAGGTCCTTTCCAGAGCCAGGCAGGAAGACAAGTTTCACCTCGGCAGACCTGCTTttaatcctaaccctaaccaatACTTGAAAGAAAAAGCAGATCAGTTTGATCCAATCCAATCCAGTGTAAAGGACTTCCAAAACGTCAGTTCAAAATGCAAGGCAAAATTTTCAGATGCATTTAGTCATCGTGCCAGGGAAACACACAGACTTTTGACTCCAACAGTTCAACGTTCTGCAAGAGAAGCGCTTTGTGCACAGCGCCAAAGGTTGAATCACTTACGAGGAACTGTTTGGATGTTTCCTAAAATTCAAAAGCATTTAAATGATGCAAATGTTAAGTATACGGTTGAAAGAACCAGCGGAAACCAGAACGACGAGACTTACTTGTTTGTCTCTTTAGCAGAGCCGAAAGTTTCTGAGCCGGAAATAATCGAAAAATCTCTGGAAATCGCTGCAGTTTCAGAAGCAGAAGAAGTAATCGAGGAAAAGGAAAATACTGAACAGGAGCCAGAGATGAAAGAAGAACCAAG CACAAGTGAAGTAGGCTGGTACAAGCAGCCCAAGTCTACTCGTTGCTGGATTGACGACGCCACCATCTCCAGCTTCTCAGAAGTTTCTGACGTCAGGAAGACGGGTCTGCTGTATGAGAGGAAAGAAAAGGCCCGAGATGCCAGTCAGCCCATGCAAGCCTCTCCCAACGAAACTGTCACCTCAGACTATGGCCCCTACCCCGGACCAGCCACCCCCACTATGGAAGACTCCCAAAGATCTGATCAGCCAGCGGAAACTCCAGTGGAGCCAACGGCGAGAGCAGACGACAACGTGCCGGATGAAGATCTTGACGGGTCCAGGGAAACCAGTGAAGTGGATGAGAGGCAGACCAATGAACCAGATGTTGGCCCACCCCCGTACATATGTCCCAGCTCACCAACCAGGTCACACATGATAGAAATAAAGAGATGGCTAAGTAGGTCAACCTTCTCTGCCGCTACCAGAACTATGCCCATGATGTAA
- the LOC106072879 gene encoding uncharacterized protein LOC106072879 isoform X2, whose product MSQCQVLSRARQEDKFHLGRPAFNPNPNQYLKEKADQFDPIQSSVKDFQNVSSKCKAKFSDAFSHRARETHRLLTPTVQRSAREALCAQRQRLNHLRGTVWMFPKIQKHLNDANVKYTVERTSGNQNDETYLFVSLAEPKVSEPEIIEKSLEIAAVSEAEEVIEEKENTEQEPEMKEEPSTSEVGWYKQPKSTRCWIDDATISSFSEVSDVRKTGLLYERKEKARDASQPMQASPNETVTSDYGPYPGPATPTMEDSQRSDQPAETPVEPTARADDNVPDEDLDGSRETSEVDERQTNEPDVGPPPYICPSSPTRSHMIEIKRWLSRSTFSAATRTMPMM is encoded by the exons TGTCAGGTCCTTTCCAGAGCCAGGCAGGAAGACAAGTTTCACCTCGGCAGACCTGCTTttaatcctaaccctaaccaatACTTGAAAGAAAAAGCAGATCAGTTTGATCCAATCCAATCCAGTGTAAAGGACTTCCAAAACGTCAGTTCAAAATGCAAGGCAAAATTTTCAGATGCATTTAGTCATCGTGCCAGGGAAACACACAGACTTTTGACTCCAACAGTTCAACGTTCTGCAAGAGAAGCGCTTTGTGCACAGCGCCAAAGGTTGAATCACTTACGAGGAACTGTTTGGATGTTTCCTAAAATTCAAAAGCATTTAAATGATGCAAATGTTAAGTATACGGTTGAAAGAACCAGCGGAAACCAGAACGACGAGACTTACTTGTTTGTCTCTTTAGCAGAGCCGAAAGTTTCTGAGCCGGAAATAATCGAAAAATCTCTGGAAATCGCTGCAGTTTCAGAAGCAGAAGAAGTAATCGAGGAAAAGGAAAATACTGAACAGGAGCCAGAGATGAAAGAAGAACCAAG CACAAGTGAAGTAGGCTGGTACAAGCAGCCCAAGTCTACTCGTTGCTGGATTGACGACGCCACCATCTCCAGCTTCTCAGAAGTTTCTGACGTCAGGAAGACGGGTCTGCTGTATGAGAGGAAAGAAAAGGCCCGAGATGCCAGTCAGCCCATGCAAGCCTCTCCCAACGAAACTGTCACCTCAGACTATGGCCCCTACCCCGGACCAGCCACCCCCACTATGGAAGACTCCCAAAGATCTGATCAGCCAGCGGAAACTCCAGTGGAGCCAACGGCGAGAGCAGACGACAACGTGCCGGATGAAGATCTTGACGGGTCCAGGGAAACCAGTGAAGTGGATGAGAGGCAGACCAATGAACCAGATGTTGGCCCACCCCCGTACATATGTCCCAGCTCACCAACCAGGTCACACATGATAGAAATAAAGAGATGGCTAAGTAGGTCAACCTTCTCTGCCGCTACCAGAACTATGCCCATGATGTAA